One genomic region from Halobacteriovorax vibrionivorans encodes:
- a CDS encoding trypsin-like serine peptidase: MNFNFNVLLTLTLLLSSVNTLAIDKVVYGEDNRLDQYEVMNQTKLDLQRSTLAMIPKNKLKKQKNQDSDTYKAIDSKINLCEGERFNKQVDVADCSGFLIEKDGRQYVATAGHCATSVTDCYDNYWVFDYSKKDPRDDARTIEAKNVYSCKRIVVQKLSRYTGEDFALIELDRRVEDRAPLEYRTKKSENIRKGEKVFVIGHPSGLPSKVAAGAYVRDDSDFYSFETNLDTFSGNSGSAVFNEETGIVEGILVRGDEDYKYNARKDCYEANVCKMGSCGGEEVFRMNRILYLGR; encoded by the coding sequence ATGAATTTTAACTTCAATGTATTACTCACTCTTACTCTACTTCTATCATCTGTTAACACTCTTGCTATCGATAAGGTTGTTTACGGTGAAGATAATCGACTAGATCAATATGAAGTTATGAATCAAACAAAGCTAGATCTTCAAAGATCAACTCTAGCAATGATACCAAAAAACAAATTAAAGAAACAAAAAAATCAAGACTCAGATACATACAAGGCCATCGACTCTAAAATCAACCTTTGTGAAGGCGAAAGATTTAATAAACAAGTCGACGTTGCAGACTGTTCAGGCTTTCTAATTGAAAAAGATGGAAGACAATATGTTGCAACGGCAGGTCACTGTGCAACTTCAGTAACAGATTGCTACGATAATTACTGGGTTTTTGATTATTCAAAAAAAGATCCTCGCGACGATGCTAGAACAATTGAAGCAAAGAATGTTTATTCTTGTAAGAGAATTGTAGTACAAAAACTTAGCCGTTACACAGGTGAAGACTTCGCCCTAATTGAATTAGATAGAAGAGTTGAAGATCGTGCACCACTTGAATACCGAACGAAGAAATCTGAAAATATTAGAAAAGGTGAAAAAGTATTTGTTATTGGACACCCATCAGGTCTGCCTTCAAAAGTAGCTGCAGGAGCCTATGTACGTGATGATAGCGACTTCTATAGCTTCGAAACAAACCTAGATACATTCTCTGGGAACTCAGGTTCAGCAGTATTCAACGAAGAAACAGGAATCGTTGAAGGAATCCTAGTTCGTGGAGACGAAGACTACAAATACAATGCTCGTAAAGATTGTTACGAAGCAAATGTTTGTAAAATGGGTAGCTGTGGCGGTGAAGAAGTATTCAGAATGAATAGAATTCTCTACCTAGGAAGATAA
- a CDS encoding CarD family transcriptional regulator has protein sequence MPKLEIGQEVVSINFGVGVITEIKDMSGAEFYIIESTEGRSTTMIPTVKEDAFRPLSSENELSKTLDRITEESKPLEFDSKKDRINFFKSNIQKQDIDTFVTNIQQLLQISDKGAAESKYLEMLLENLSIEVGAVFNEDLNQAKERVNSCLEGKFSL, from the coding sequence ATGCCAAAATTAGAAATCGGACAAGAAGTAGTATCAATAAACTTTGGTGTTGGTGTTATAACAGAAATTAAAGATATGAGTGGTGCAGAGTTTTATATTATTGAGTCTACTGAAGGTCGCTCAACTACAATGATTCCAACGGTAAAAGAAGATGCTTTTCGCCCTTTAAGTTCTGAAAATGAATTAAGTAAAACTCTTGATCGTATTACTGAAGAGAGTAAGCCTTTAGAGTTTGACTCTAAAAAGGATCGTATTAACTTCTTTAAGTCTAATATTCAAAAACAAGATATCGATACTTTTGTAACTAATATTCAACAGCTACTTCAAATTAGTGACAAAGGCGCAGCAGAGTCGAAATATCTTGAAATGCTACTTGAGAATCTATCGATTGAAGTTGGAGCAGTTTTTAATGAGGATCTCAACCAAGCAAAAGAACGTGTGAACTCTTGCTTGGAAGGTAAGTTTTCTTTATAG
- a CDS encoding urocanate hydratase: MNNNSFQQAILEGIPKVLPKYKKYEEDINHAPKRKKILNQEEEKLALKNALRYFPSDLHAELIPEFKEELEKYGRIYMYRYRPDYKIHARSIDEYPHKSKQAAAIMLMLSNNLDYAVAQHPHELITYGGNGAVFQNWAQYLLTMQYLATMTDEQTLVLYSGHPAGLFPSHKDAPRVVVTNGMMIPNYSKPDDWEKFNALGVTQYGQMTAGSFMYIGPQGIVHGTTITVLNALRKISKEAVTETAGKVFVTAGLGGMSGAQPKAAVIAGCIGVVAEVNPKAVKTRHEQGWVDEVFTDLDELMARIKKAQDNKEAVSLAYQGNIINLWEKIADSDLHIDIGSDQTSLHNPWAGGYYPADLSFEESNEMMANNPEQFKVEVRKSLIRHVNAVNKLADKGMYFFDYGNAFLLEASRAGADIMKEGSTEDFKYPSYVQDIMGPMCFDYGFGPFRWVCTSSTQEDLDLTDQLATEVLERLMQESPKEITQQMQDNITWIKGAKENDLVVGSKARILYADSDGRIEIALAFNKALREGKLKAPVVLGRDHHDVSGTDSPFRETSNIYDGSRFTADMAVQNFVGDSFRGATWISLHNGGGVGWGEVMNGGFGMVLDGSEDCDRRIKSMLFWDVNNGINRRSWARNEGATFAIKRAMEKEPLLKVTLPNLVDDKLL; encoded by the coding sequence GTGAATAATAATTCTTTTCAACAGGCAATATTAGAAGGTATTCCTAAGGTTTTACCAAAATATAAGAAATATGAAGAAGATATTAACCACGCACCTAAGCGCAAGAAAATACTTAATCAAGAAGAAGAGAAGCTTGCCCTTAAAAATGCACTACGCTACTTCCCAAGTGATTTACATGCTGAACTAATTCCAGAGTTTAAGGAAGAGCTTGAAAAGTACGGTCGTATCTATATGTATCGCTATCGCCCTGATTATAAAATTCATGCGCGATCGATTGATGAGTACCCTCACAAGTCAAAACAAGCAGCGGCCATCATGCTAATGCTTTCAAATAACTTAGACTATGCTGTAGCTCAACACCCTCATGAGCTAATCACTTATGGTGGAAACGGTGCCGTTTTTCAAAACTGGGCCCAGTATCTTTTAACAATGCAATATCTTGCGACAATGACAGATGAGCAAACACTCGTTCTCTACTCTGGTCATCCAGCAGGATTATTTCCATCCCACAAAGATGCACCAAGAGTTGTTGTGACTAATGGAATGATGATTCCAAATTACTCAAAGCCAGATGACTGGGAAAAATTCAATGCACTTGGAGTAACTCAATACGGACAAATGACAGCAGGTTCATTTATGTATATTGGGCCACAAGGAATTGTTCACGGAACAACTATCACTGTTTTAAATGCTCTAAGAAAAATTTCTAAAGAGGCCGTTACTGAAACAGCTGGTAAAGTTTTTGTTACTGCAGGACTTGGTGGAATGTCTGGAGCGCAACCGAAAGCCGCGGTTATCGCAGGTTGTATCGGTGTTGTTGCGGAAGTCAATCCAAAGGCCGTAAAGACTCGCCATGAGCAAGGATGGGTTGATGAAGTTTTCACTGATCTTGATGAGCTAATGGCAAGAATTAAAAAAGCACAAGATAATAAAGAAGCTGTCTCCCTTGCTTACCAGGGAAATATCATTAACCTTTGGGAGAAGATTGCTGACAGTGATCTTCATATTGATATTGGCTCTGACCAAACTTCTCTTCATAATCCTTGGGCCGGAGGTTACTACCCTGCTGATCTTTCATTTGAAGAATCAAATGAGATGATGGCAAATAACCCAGAACAATTTAAAGTTGAAGTTAGGAAGAGTTTAATAAGACACGTAAACGCGGTTAATAAACTTGCAGATAAAGGAATGTACTTCTTTGACTACGGAAATGCATTCTTACTTGAAGCATCTCGCGCAGGTGCTGATATTATGAAAGAAGGATCTACTGAAGACTTCAAGTACCCTTCATACGTTCAAGATATCATGGGCCCAATGTGCTTTGACTATGGCTTTGGTCCATTTAGATGGGTTTGTACTTCTAGCACTCAAGAGGATCTTGATTTAACAGATCAACTTGCAACAGAAGTTCTTGAAAGACTAATGCAAGAGTCACCAAAAGAGATTACACAACAGATGCAAGATAATATTACTTGGATTAAAGGTGCTAAAGAGAACGACCTTGTGGTTGGCTCAAAAGCACGTATCCTTTATGCTGATAGCGATGGAAGAATTGAAATTGCTCTTGCCTTTAATAAGGCCCTTCGTGAAGGAAAGCTTAAGGCACCAGTAGTTCTAGGTCGTGACCACCACGATGTTTCAGGAACAGACTCTCCTTTTAGAGAGACATCAAATATTTATGACGGTTCTCGCTTCACAGCTGATATGGCCGTACAAAACTTCGTTGGTGACTCATTTAGAGGAGCAACTTGGATCTCTCTTCACAACGGCGGAGGTGTCGGTTGGGGTGAAGTTATGAACGGTGGTTTTGGAATGGTTCTCGATGGAAGCGAAGATTGTGATCGCCGTATTAAGTCAATGCTATTTTGGGATGTGAATAACGGAATTAACCGTAGAAGCTGGGCCCGTAATGAAGGTGCAACTTTTGCAATTAAGAGAGCGATGGAAAAAGAGCCTCTTTTAAAAGTCACTCTACCAAATCTCGTTGATGATAAGTTATTATAA
- a CDS encoding DMT family transporter produces the protein MKGIILLSIACAIWGMGFAGTRFTLVDYSPVWSNSLRYIFAGLFALLILLFRGDFKKLSNNKDEVIGGLVCSALLMTALQLQTVGIALTTMAKSGFFTVFYAVITPIIAVIFLGQRVRKTFWLLLMTSMLGIMMMNGMDFNNFNIGDGFVIVSAVFFSLHIIATDRYANNVDAIRFNFLQCIFMGIMGLVFALIYEGATSLEVLYSAKALSFPSALWGFLIVSIFSSLIAFSLQIVAQKTIPAHIVGLVFLSESIFAALFGYLFFKETLDPTAMLGAFVIVISVALVPRFTNIKKEDDNSDGVFDEIENTGVSSVVNDTRVL, from the coding sequence ATGAAAGGTATAATTCTTCTAAGTATTGCATGTGCGATTTGGGGTATGGGCTTTGCCGGAACTCGCTTTACTCTTGTTGACTATTCACCAGTATGGTCAAATTCTCTACGCTATATTTTTGCCGGTCTTTTCGCTTTATTAATCCTTCTCTTTAGAGGTGATTTTAAAAAGTTATCAAATAACAAAGATGAAGTTATCGGTGGATTAGTTTGCTCAGCGCTACTAATGACTGCTCTTCAACTGCAAACAGTTGGGATTGCACTAACAACAATGGCCAAATCAGGCTTCTTTACAGTCTTTTATGCCGTTATTACGCCAATTATTGCGGTTATCTTTCTTGGACAACGTGTTCGTAAAACCTTCTGGCTCCTTCTCATGACTTCAATGCTTGGGATTATGATGATGAATGGTATGGACTTTAATAATTTTAATATTGGTGATGGTTTTGTCATCGTATCAGCAGTCTTTTTCTCTCTTCATATTATAGCAACAGATCGCTATGCAAATAACGTGGATGCAATTCGTTTTAACTTTCTCCAATGTATCTTCATGGGGATTATGGGATTAGTTTTTGCTCTAATTTATGAAGGAGCAACAAGTCTTGAAGTTCTCTACTCTGCAAAGGCGCTAAGCTTCCCTTCTGCACTATGGGGATTCTTAATCGTCTCTATCTTTTCATCACTAATTGCTTTTTCTCTACAAATAGTTGCACAAAAAACAATCCCTGCTCATATTGTAGGTTTAGTCTTTTTAAGTGAATCAATTTTTGCGGCCTTATTTGGCTACCTATTCTTTAAAGAGACCCTGGACCCTACGGCCATGTTAGGAGCTTTTGTCATTGTAATCTCAGTAGCTCTTGTACCGCGTTTCACTAATATTAAAAAAGAAGATGATAATTCAGATGGTGTTTTTGATGAAATAGAAAATACCGGGGTATCGTCTGTTGTCAACGATACCCGAGTATTATGA
- the msrA gene encoding peptide-methionine (S)-S-oxide reductase MsrA — MSNETSNENQIAVFGAGCFWGVEETFRTLAGVVETEVGYAGGKSDQTTYEEVCTDTTGHAEVIKITYNPNVIKFENLLDVFFKNHNPTTLNRQGVDVGSQYRSVIFYLDEDQRVQGEKAIKELDESNRFPNPVVTKLEAFKNYVKAEEYHQKYLKKKGLTSCLI; from the coding sequence ATGAGCAATGAGACATCAAATGAAAATCAAATAGCTGTTTTTGGCGCAGGGTGTTTTTGGGGTGTTGAAGAGACCTTCCGAACGTTAGCTGGAGTAGTTGAAACAGAAGTTGGCTATGCTGGTGGTAAGTCGGATCAAACAACATATGAAGAAGTGTGTACTGATACAACTGGCCATGCTGAAGTCATTAAAATTACCTACAATCCTAATGTCATCAAATTTGAAAATCTCTTGGATGTCTTCTTTAAAAACCATAATCCTACGACACTTAATCGTCAGGGAGTAGATGTGGGTAGCCAATATCGAAGTGTAATTTTCTATTTGGATGAGGATCAGAGAGTTCAAGGTGAAAAGGCCATAAAAGAGCTTGATGAAAGTAATCGCTTCCCAAATCCCGTTGTAACTAAATTAGAAGCATTTAAAAATTACGTAAAGGCAGAAGAATATCATCAAAAATATTTGAAGAAGAAGGGTTTAACATCTTGTCTCATCTAA
- a CDS encoding TrmH family RNA methyltransferase yields MSKKTRKFLEKKLEKELEIAKEKAVHGQHKIIIVLDHLKGGFNIGKILRSCEIYSIYEVHIVGTKFFDVTIAKGALKRVKTFFFNEIEESIERINELGYTPLTLDSKAETFLNKCDLPQKSAFIFGHEEFGPLKDMPGIKRLKIKQYGLTESLNVSIAASIVMYEYTNQHASE; encoded by the coding sequence ATGAGCAAGAAAACAAGAAAATTCTTAGAAAAGAAATTAGAGAAAGAACTAGAGATAGCCAAAGAAAAAGCTGTTCACGGACAACATAAAATTATTATTGTCTTGGACCACTTAAAGGGTGGCTTCAACATAGGAAAGATCCTTAGGTCATGTGAAATATACAGTATTTATGAAGTCCACATTGTTGGAACGAAGTTCTTCGATGTCACAATTGCAAAGGGCGCTCTTAAAAGAGTGAAAACATTCTTTTTCAATGAGATTGAAGAGTCAATTGAGCGAATAAATGAACTTGGTTACACTCCTCTCACTCTAGATTCAAAAGCAGAAACATTTCTAAATAAATGCGACCTTCCACAGAAGTCAGCATTTATCTTTGGTCACGAAGAATTTGGGCCACTGAAAGATATGCCAGGAATAAAAAGGTTAAAAATAAAGCAATACGGTCTAACTGAATCTTTAAATGTTTCAATAGCGGCAAGTATTGTTATGTACGAATACACAAATCAACACGCAAGCGAGTAA
- a CDS encoding ABC transporter ATP-binding protein translates to MIETNGLTKKFVSYKKEEGFKGSVKSFFNRSPITKYAVKDFSFKVEKGEIKGLLGPNGAGKTTLMKMLTGIIVPSDGEVSIAGYKPWQRDKEFRKKIALVMGQKSQLWWDIPAMDSFKLLQKYYEIPDDMFKKKLGYMGELLDVTELFHIHVRKLSLGERMKLELMASLLHEPEVLFLDEPTIGLDLVAQENMRNFLKEYHAKNDLSIILTSHYMADVQALCKDLVLISKGQKAYDGPLKNLERILGDKKSVYFSFDKSIDSNEEFWTKLDCDFFDHNTSVELRVDKEELSQLSSAILSKYPVIDFHTEKLPIEKVMKKIMANPEILSNV, encoded by the coding sequence ATGATTGAAACAAATGGCCTCACAAAGAAATTTGTAAGTTACAAGAAAGAAGAAGGTTTTAAAGGTAGTGTAAAGTCTTTCTTTAATAGAAGCCCCATTACAAAATATGCAGTAAAAGACTTCAGCTTCAAAGTCGAAAAGGGTGAGATCAAAGGTCTCTTAGGTCCAAACGGTGCCGGTAAAACAACTCTTATGAAGATGTTAACTGGTATCATCGTTCCCTCTGATGGAGAGGTTTCAATTGCAGGTTATAAGCCGTGGCAAAGAGATAAAGAATTCCGTAAGAAAATAGCCCTTGTTATGGGGCAAAAGTCGCAACTATGGTGGGATATTCCGGCCATGGACTCATTTAAGTTACTTCAAAAATATTATGAAATACCAGATGATATGTTTAAGAAAAAACTTGGCTATATGGGAGAGCTTCTTGATGTAACGGAACTTTTTCATATTCACGTAAGAAAGCTTTCTCTCGGTGAGCGTATGAAGCTTGAACTAATGGCCTCTCTTTTACATGAACCAGAAGTTTTATTTCTCGATGAACCAACTATTGGACTTGATCTTGTGGCCCAAGAAAATATGAGAAACTTCTTAAAAGAGTATCACGCAAAAAATGACCTATCGATTATTTTAACATCGCATTACATGGCCGATGTACAAGCACTTTGTAAGGACCTTGTTCTTATTTCAAAGGGACAAAAAGCATACGATGGGCCTCTAAAGAATTTGGAGAGAATTCTTGGTGATAAGAAGTCTGTTTACTTTAGCTTTGATAAATCAATTGATAGCAATGAAGAGTTTTGGACTAAGCTAGATTGTGATTTCTTTGATCACAATACAAGTGTTGAATTGAGAGTAGATAAAGAGGAGCTATCACAATTATCCTCTGCAATTCTTTCTAAGTATCCAGTTATCGATTTTCATACAGAAAAGCTTCCTATTGAAAAAGTAATGAAAAAGATTATGGCGAATCCGGAGATCTTAAGTAATGTCTAA
- a CDS encoding ABC transporter permease, which translates to MSNLIKWWQTIKISVVKYTAYRLNFFLQIIGPAIVFLFIKYNLWTAIFESTGLDTIKGYTLSAMLTYHVWAFVVSQLAQGHTALNLALDIRMGRISTYLIYPFNFWEFHTASFIGFQMIQLCVTGFAIFFFSLVGILPNIDFITLLNGVAVCLFVSLFWFSLQYLTGVMAFWLEETWILRVMLQMITVFLSGAIIPLELYPDFFREILMYTPFPYLTYYPIKVFMGEPVSYSTFFSVLGPWLIGVSVICTLVWKRGIKLYTAAGM; encoded by the coding sequence ATGTCTAATCTTATTAAGTGGTGGCAAACAATTAAAATTTCCGTAGTGAAGTATACGGCATATCGCCTAAACTTCTTTTTACAAATTATTGGACCTGCTATTGTCTTCCTATTTATTAAATACAATCTTTGGACGGCAATTTTTGAAAGTACAGGTCTTGATACTATTAAAGGCTATACTCTTAGTGCAATGTTAACTTACCACGTATGGGCCTTTGTTGTCTCACAACTTGCACAAGGCCACACTGCTCTAAACCTAGCACTTGATATTAGAATGGGAAGAATATCAACTTATCTCATCTACCCTTTTAACTTCTGGGAGTTCCACACGGCATCATTCATTGGATTTCAAATGATTCAATTATGTGTCACAGGTTTTGCAATATTCTTCTTTTCTCTTGTTGGAATCCTACCAAATATAGACTTTATAACTCTTTTAAATGGAGTTGCCGTTTGCCTCTTTGTAAGTCTATTTTGGTTTTCTCTACAATACCTAACTGGGGTTATGGCCTTCTGGCTTGAAGAGACATGGATCCTAAGGGTTATGCTTCAAATGATCACAGTATTTTTATCCGGAGCAATTATTCCTTTAGAACTCTATCCAGACTTCTTTAGAGAAATTCTCATGTACACACCATTCCCTTATCTAACCTACTACCCGATTAAAGTCTTCATGGGTGAGCCAGTTAGTTACTCAACGTTCTTTAGCGTATTAGGTCCTTGGCTTATAGGTGTTAGCGTAATCTGTACATTAGTCTGGAAACGTGGAATTAAACTTTATACGGCAGCGGGGATGTAA
- a CDS encoding ABC transporter permease produces MSFKNECKHYLSVYSKFVSTSTSVAMSFRTSFVLMIFMDLFFFASAYFTLDFIFDHVDQVKGWNRDEFMLFLTYMLLMDCFHMIIFSQNFWRFSDDLKSGQLDYTILRPLNSIFSVFFRYVRPSSLPTLIPAISIFCYYANANGFTLIQWLLVPPLLILSLTLLAVIEFVISCAMFWLVEGVGINFFRMQMQQLSRWPDLIYGTMTKRVFSFFIPILLIGSAPVRFLLDMSKWHYLLIMVGATIIFWFVLKILWEKGLQVYDSASS; encoded by the coding sequence ATGAGTTTTAAAAACGAATGTAAACACTACTTAAGCGTTTATTCAAAGTTTGTCTCGACAAGTACTTCAGTAGCAATGAGCTTTCGTACTAGCTTTGTTCTCATGATCTTTATGGATCTCTTTTTCTTTGCTTCAGCATATTTCACACTAGACTTTATCTTTGATCACGTTGATCAAGTGAAGGGCTGGAACAGAGATGAATTCATGTTATTTTTGACATATATGCTTTTAATGGATTGCTTTCATATGATTATCTTTAGTCAAAACTTTTGGCGCTTTAGTGATGATCTAAAATCTGGTCAGCTCGATTATACAATCCTACGACCTCTCAACTCAATTTTCAGTGTCTTCTTTCGCTATGTACGCCCATCATCTCTTCCGACATTGATTCCAGCGATCTCTATATTTTGCTACTACGCTAATGCCAACGGCTTTACTTTAATACAATGGCTTCTTGTGCCCCCATTACTTATCCTATCATTAACATTACTAGCAGTTATTGAATTCGTTATAAGTTGTGCAATGTTTTGGCTTGTTGAGGGTGTTGGAATAAATTTCTTTAGAATGCAGATGCAACAATTATCACGTTGGCCAGATCTAATCTATGGAACAATGACAAAGAGAGTTTTTTCTTTCTTTATTCCAATTCTGCTAATTGGCTCTGCACCAGTACGCTTCCTACTAGATATGAGTAAGTGGCACTACCTTCTGATCATGGTAGGAGCAACGATAATCTTTTGGTTTGTTTTAAAGATACTTTGGGAAAAAGGCCTACAAGTCTATGATTCAGCCTCTTCGTGA